The region AACATGCCCTGAGGTGGCTCTTTGTGGAGGGCGAATGGCGATCAGCCGTCGAGGTCCACCTTGCAGCTAgagcaaagccaagtttgAGGTTCCCCATTCAAAGTGTCGTATTGATTGCATGGGAGTTGGGCGAAGTCGTCTCAGGACTTTTTGGCGCGAGGGGTGGTTTGCGAAGGGCCCTCCCTCATGTGTACGAGACATATGACGTTTTCGCGGAGCAGATGAGGTGCGATTACCAGGTTCATGGGAGAtgcatgatggatgatgagattgatgggAAAATAATTGTGCAGATGGACGGGAAGGAGCACAGAAGAACTGCGCACCTTCCGCAGCATGATCAAAGCTGACGCGAATGGCCGGAGCTGCCCTGGCTCCTTCCCTGGCGTCAAGGCGAAGTGAAAGTGGAGCGGCTGCCCCTCTGCTGGTACCCCACAATTAGCATGAAGCTCACCATGTACGAGCGAGCACACGACCAGTtgcaggacatggaggcaatCGTTTCGTCTTTCCATCCcctcgacatctggagctTCCATCCAAAGCGGCTTTTCTCTTGGCCCCTCCTGCACCTTACCACTGTCCCCATCCAATCTCCGcttcgccatcttcccatTGCAGCATCGTACAACGTTTATTTTCGGACGAGCTATTGCCTGCTCAGCCAGATTTAGTCGTCAGCATCTCCCATTGTCGTAAGCTTTTTCTTCTATTTTGGCACTCGCATTGAGGTCTGGATCGCTAAACCATCATAGTTGCTCATTTTTCAACGACTCGAGCtcgccatcaccagccaCGCGCCTTTGACCCAGCATTCCAAGCCCTGGTGTCTCTTGTTGAACCGCTCGCCCATTCCCGACTCAGTACTGCACATCTTGTGTTCGGAATGCGCCCCAACCAGTAATCGCCGATCCACAAATTGTGAGTAAAACTAAATTATCCATCCAAAGGAGTGAGGAAGACAAGCAGTGCAATGAGAAAGAGGGCAAAAACTAGAGGAAGAAACCCTCTATTGCCCACAAGAGACATGAAACACGAGGGACAAGTCTGAATGCTGAATGCCACCCTGAGTATATATCATCTGACACTGGGTGCTCACAGGAACTCGAGCTTGTGATATTCTACGAAAGAGgttctttccttcttctcgttATTTATTACTCTTCTTACAGGCATGTCTTTGATATCCTTTCGTTTCTTATTCCCCACATCCTCTGTCTTGTTGCCTGCCCATCATGAGGTTTCAATTGCTCATACATGCGGCTGTAGTCAGTCTAGCAGTGGCTCTGGTACCCGAAGACCGGAGATCACTTCGTCGAGACGTCATTTCAGATCGTGACGCTGCTTCAGAAATCGCCAGGCCGGTTGTTGTCgcaaacgccgccaacatgAATGAGAAGACGGGTCTTCATGAGGAGTCCCACGCCAAGAGGGACACATCTGGCTTGCTTAATTTAGCTCCTAACAATGCCGCCTTCAGTCAGTCGTTCAATTATGCGACAAAGAATGCTAACAAGAAGAATTGGATCGGCATCTACCCATCCAGCGTCACTGGACCTGACAACGAGACTTACACCGAAGACTCTTTGTCATGGGATTATGCCCCTGACGATAAGGGAACAGTACAGTTGTCAACTGCCAATTTGCCTCCTGGCCAGTACAAGGCTTACTTCCTCGCCAATGAGGGCTATAAATGGCTAGCCAAGCCTGTCGAGTTCAAAGTTGAGAATCCATGGGGCTCTATTTCAGTCAACGTTGATGCTCCAGCATTGACCTTCAATTATTCGACTCCCCATCCTGACCCGAAAAACTGGATTGGAATCTATCAGTCCTACGGCGGCGGGCCAGAATCACAAAAGTTCAACAGTGGCTCTTTGACCTATGAATATGCACCAGAAGCAAATGGCACTGTGAAGGTGAACGCCACAAATTTACAGCCTGGTCTGACTTATCGAGCCTTCTTTCTCGCCAAAGGCGGATacaagtggctggccagcccGATTGATATGGTCAACCCGGGCGACGGGCCCCTGAAGTTCATCACTGACCAGCTAACCACTCACAATGCTCGGGAAGGCGAGCCCTTCCAGGCCACTCTTGGTGGGATGCTGGAGAACCCCCGTGATACGCGCAGCAGATTCGCCAAGGGCAAGTCCAATGCTACTGATACAAGCACCAATGGCTGGGTCAATATTTCCACTGAAGGAATTATCAGTGGTACACCGCCCAAAGCATCTGGAAACTCTACTACCAAATTCGTTGTCGAGGCTTTGGGTTCTGATGGATCCACCGCTGAAATCACGGTGGCCATCCCAATCGTCCCACAAGGCGAAGCCATGGTCAGCACGCTAACTGTGTTGTCTTTCAACCTGTGGTTCGGAGGTACCCCGGTGAAGAACTACCATGCAAAGCAGGTACGGTTCATTACAGAGAGTGGAGCGGATATTGTAGGTCTCCAGGAGAGCACTGGAGGTCATGCAATCCGCCTTGCGAAGGCTATGGGCTGGGACTACTGGCAGGGCAATGATGTTGGCATTATCTCCCGCTATCCCATGGTGAAGCAGTATGCTCCAGTCGAAGCTGCTGGTTCTGTGCGTATCGCCTTGGATAGGGGACACGAAATTAACTTCTGGAACTGCCATCTTGGGTACACGCCTTATGGCCCGTACGATTTCTGCTTCGACCACATGTCCCCTGAGGAGGTTCTAAAGAACGAAGAAAAGTCTCGCCGCACACCTCAGATTGTCAACATCATGAAACATATGCAGGATCACCTTTCCAGCTACAGCAACATCCCCGTTATCTTCACTGGTGATTTCAATGCGCCATCGCATCTGGATTGGACCAACGCTACCAAAAAGCTTCATTGCGGAACAGGATACTTCCCCTGGCCTACGTCGAAGCACCCCGTCGATGCTGGCCTGGTCGACTCCTTTAGAGAAGCCAATAGTGACCCCTTGACCGAACCCGGCATCACGTGGTCACCAATTTTCCTTAACAACGAAGGCCGAGTTGAACCAAAAGATCGCATTGACTTTATCTATCACAAGGGGTTGAAGACCATTTCGTCCGAAgctgtggtggtgggcaAGCCTAGACCGCAACCAGACCACGAGAACAACGAATGGCCATCCGATCATGCCGCCGTGAAGACTGTCTTCAAAGTAGGAAAGAACAGCTTTGTTGAGCCGGGCAATTCCCGTGTGCTCTGGGGTGTAATTAGTGCCATCATTGCTGCTACAGCAGCATGTGCATCCTGGATTGTGTGCGCGTGTGTTCGCAAGCGCAAGTCAAACAAAGATGCAGAGGAGAAGGCAAGAAAGCCCAGTGATTCGGGTGATACATCTGGAGAGACATCCGGTTAGAAGGATTTGCATTTACGTATCACACTTGATTGGTATTATACTGCATACGTGGCGCTGTACATACAACGTATCAGAGGGTTTTATAAGGACGGACGGCTGGATGCGGTCAGCATCCTTGGGTTTTGCATGATTATGGCGGGTCAGTTATGTGGCGTTTCGTGTATGTTATCTCGACTTGAAGAATACGATGCCGGGTCTTGAAATGATGTATTgccttgttttgttttgtagTACCCACTGTCCTGATTCTATGATCGCGTTCGGTACTATTTAGCTGCGGAGACTCTACTATTAGGTGAGATAACTTAGTAAGAGAGGATAACCTGGTAGTATAAAATTTCTCTGCTGACACCGACTATTACAGTCTCCAGGCCTGTCTTGCAAAACACCCCCTGCACGCTACAGTTCCTAACGCGCAAACGGTGCCGAGCTGTCCTGAAAACCCTTTGTCAACAGCCTGTACCAGCCTGCCTCATCAACGCCCCGGGTTGGCTGATTTCGGGGTCGCCTTTGCGATTCTTGTTGGAGATCTGGACACTGAGAATTTGCAAACTAACTTGCCTGATCTCTGCATGAGATTTCTGTGGCTAAGTATGCTTGTTCATTCATACATGAGCTCGTTACATGAATAAGTCAGATCCTTACGCCTCATAACTAAGGGCTGGGGCCAAGGGTAAATGCCGA is a window of Pochonia chlamydosporia 170 chromosome 5, whole genome shotgun sequence DNA encoding:
- a CDS encoding exonuclease III (similar to Metarhizium acridum CQMa 102 XP_007808542.1); translated protein: MRFQLLIHAAVVSLAVALVPEDRRSLRRDVISDRDAASEIARPVVVANAANMNEKTGLHEESHAKRDTSGLLNLAPNNAAFSQSFNYATKNANKKNWIGIYPSSVTGPDNETYTEDSLSWDYAPDDKGTVQLSTANLPPGQYKAYFLANEGYKWLAKPVEFKVENPWGSISVNVDAPALTFNYSTPHPDPKNWIGIYQSYGGGPESQKFNSGSLTYEYAPEANGTVKVNATNLQPGLTYRAFFLAKGGYKWLASPIDMVNPGDGPLKFITDQLTTHNAREGEPFQATLGGMLENPRDTRSRFAKGKSNATDTSTNGWVNISTEGIISGTPPKASGNSTTKFVVEALGSDGSTAEITVAIPIVPQGEAMVSTLTVLSFNLWFGGTPVKNYHAKQVRFITESGADIVGLQESTGGHAIRLAKAMGWDYWQGNDVGIISRYPMVKQYAPVEAAGSVRIALDRGHEINFWNCHLGYTPYGPYDFCFDHMSPEEVLKNEEKSRRTPQIVNIMKHMQDHLSSYSNIPVIFTGDFNAPSHLDWTNATKKLHCGTGYFPWPTSKHPVDAGLVDSFREANSDPLTEPGITWSPIFLNNEGRVEPKDRIDFIYHKGLKTISSEAVVVGKPRPQPDHENNEWPSDHAAVKTVFKVGKNSFVEPGNSRVLWGVISAIIAATAACASWIVCACVRKRKSNKDAEEKARKPSDSGDTSGETSG